One window of the Rhizobium etli 8C-3 genome contains the following:
- a CDS encoding plasmid pRiA4b ORF-3 family protein codes for MAGPLVRLKITLDDVDPLVMRRVVVPFRIRLDRLHEILQEAFGWTNCHLYEFRIRDIGFGVPDGGFDGPIDARKETLLAAIEDIGARSFKYLYDFGDGWTHTVKIEKTFPATAGFDDPFLLEVVGRCPPEDVGGPWGYEEFREAIADTNHERHHELVEWWGDAHYDPGDVDAANLRKNVEALAAKWKRRSRKKT; via the coding sequence ATGGCAGGTCCTCTCGTTCGCTTAAAGATCACGCTCGATGACGTTGATCCCTTGGTGATGCGGCGCGTTGTCGTCCCATTCCGCATTCGGCTTGATCGGCTTCATGAGATTCTTCAGGAGGCCTTCGGCTGGACCAACTGCCATCTATATGAGTTCAGGATCCGTGACATCGGGTTCGGCGTGCCTGATGGCGGCTTTGATGGCCCCATCGATGCTCGCAAGGAAACTCTTCTTGCCGCTATCGAAGATATCGGCGCGAGATCATTCAAGTATCTCTATGACTTCGGCGACGGCTGGACGCACACCGTGAAAATCGAAAAGACCTTTCCGGCTACCGCTGGCTTCGATGATCCCTTCCTTCTCGAGGTTGTCGGACGATGTCCACCTGAGGATGTCGGCGGCCCATGGGGCTACGAAGAGTTCCGCGAGGCAATTGCGGACACCAACCATGAGCGTCACCACGAACTTGTAGAATGGTGGGGCGACGCACACTACGATCCTGGCGACGTCGACGCCGCCAATCTCCGCAAAAACGTCGAGGCTCTAGCCGCAAAGTGGAAGCGCCGATCGCGCAAAAAAACCTGA
- a CDS encoding helix-turn-helix domain-containing protein, with the protein MISTSPRPLPAAATAAIASGGNFVKTARKAREYSIEDLSVTCGLTIKEITRIEGGDDADPIKLRRIASALQLGETVLIDS; encoded by the coding sequence ATGATTTCCACCAGCCCTCGGCCTCTCCCCGCAGCCGCGACCGCTGCAATCGCTTCCGGCGGCAACTTCGTAAAGACCGCACGAAAAGCACGAGAGTATAGCATTGAGGATCTGTCGGTCACATGCGGTTTGACGATCAAGGAAATCACTAGGATAGAAGGCGGCGACGATGCCGACCCTATCAAGCTGCGCCGCATTGCATCAGCGCTGCAACTCGGGGAAACCGTGCTTATAGATTCATAA
- a CDS encoding response regulator, translating to MSDKPVLLFVDDEERIVRLLKMIFRSEYEIYTALSAREALAILETIPVDVIASDQRMPECTGIQLLSQVRERWPETIRILLTGYSDLVAIIGAVNEGEVYRFINKPWDQTELRAVIADAVETARSARMTRKNITPIWQDDNAEPQFSIASQLLAIDGCDNDRQEVVEMFTYDYRVHAASSVKEAIKFIIQEQIGVIVTTAEVDGVDMTEMLSEVARIDPAITVVVMTSKPQSDTIIKLINSGRIYRFAIQPLSPNLFRLAVNAAMREHHRRLADPRVVRLRMQRELSGDSSNNMVYDSFVESLRRFTEVS from the coding sequence ATGAGTGACAAACCCGTTCTGCTTTTCGTCGATGATGAAGAACGCATCGTGCGTCTCCTTAAGATGATCTTCCGCAGCGAATACGAGATCTACACGGCACTGAGCGCCCGCGAAGCTCTTGCCATTCTTGAAACAATTCCGGTCGATGTGATCGCCAGCGACCAGCGCATGCCGGAATGTACCGGTATTCAGTTGCTGTCACAGGTGCGCGAGCGGTGGCCGGAAACCATACGTATTCTTCTGACAGGTTATAGCGATCTTGTCGCGATCATCGGCGCCGTCAACGAGGGTGAAGTGTATCGCTTCATTAACAAGCCGTGGGACCAGACGGAACTTCGCGCAGTCATAGCCGATGCTGTCGAAACCGCCCGTAGCGCAAGGATGACGCGAAAGAACATCACGCCGATCTGGCAGGATGATAACGCAGAGCCGCAGTTCAGCATTGCGTCCCAGTTGCTTGCGATCGACGGCTGCGACAACGATCGTCAGGAAGTGGTCGAGATGTTCACGTATGATTACCGGGTACATGCCGCCTCCAGTGTCAAGGAAGCGATCAAATTCATCATCCAAGAGCAGATTGGGGTCATCGTTACCACGGCTGAGGTCGATGGGGTAGACATGACGGAAATGCTGTCGGAGGTCGCACGTATCGATCCGGCGATCACCGTCGTTGTAATGACATCTAAACCACAAAGCGACACCATCATCAAGCTCATTAACAGCGGCCGGATCTATCGCTTCGCCATCCAGCCGCTCAGCCCCAACCTCTTTCGACTGGCCGTAAACGCGGCGATGCGCGAACACCACCGCCGTCTTGCCGATCCCCGTGTCGTGCGCCTGCGCATGCAGCGCGAACTTAGCGGCGATTCCAGCAATAATATGGTGTATGACAGCTTCGTGGAAAGCCTTCGCCGCTTTACCGAGGTCAGTTGA
- a CDS encoding ATP-binding protein: MTTDDFGNNQSSQPTGKKQILKTSPIRDFASSKAAWIACLILILVLSASLGGLIWLLRTPDNTLPAFRNDFETMRGLEAQWDSEILSLQLGVSPNYDAVTNAANKLKLGLRGLQNTIAAQRSLSPLAADFQVYVNTVNEKSRLSEQVKASYAMLRNSMSVLPDAIADSFADPDSLKMDEPTNKRMADLVTEVITGLVSFSTSPTPLLRETVATRIEAARKASGSVSPDLQRSLERFLLQVEVATKERQRGNDLILSLSSIPTDTVAVEVQNQIQMVEGEQSNHYTLLWYVSGLVCVLLTLSIVSLLFVLRQNYIKIDEENKVLQQVNHDVEERLLQSAKLTALGQMVAGITHEINTPLAYVKAVFEVIKERLTSDPDLAVAQVGEDDDATREKREEMQLLLEDGLHGIEEITTLVKTMKNFSRLDKGHIESFSVEEGIESALVIARPQLKYVADIRREFDSVPPMMGSPSQLRQVLLNLIVNAADAMGESGKRGTLTLRTRITSSDTIEIDVCDDGPGMTEEQISKIFDPFYTTKAVGKGTGMGLSICYRIIENHGGTITVNSKLGKGAVFTITLPRQDEKYSDFIPQMEADSSDENILKRA; encoded by the coding sequence TTGACGACCGATGATTTCGGGAACAACCAAAGCAGCCAGCCAACAGGAAAGAAACAGATCTTGAAGACCTCCCCGATCAGAGACTTTGCTTCCTCCAAAGCTGCTTGGATCGCATGTCTCATCCTCATCCTTGTGCTGTCGGCGAGCCTTGGCGGCTTGATCTGGCTGTTGCGGACCCCAGACAACACGCTTCCCGCCTTCCGCAACGATTTCGAAACCATGCGTGGGCTAGAAGCGCAGTGGGACTCGGAAATCCTCTCGCTACAGCTCGGGGTAAGCCCTAATTACGACGCCGTCACCAATGCCGCGAACAAGCTGAAGCTCGGCCTTCGGGGGCTGCAGAACACAATAGCGGCGCAGCGAAGCCTCTCTCCGTTGGCCGCTGACTTCCAGGTCTATGTCAATACCGTGAACGAGAAGAGCAGGCTGTCCGAGCAGGTCAAGGCCAGCTACGCCATGCTCCGCAATTCCATGAGCGTTCTTCCGGATGCCATTGCGGATTCCTTCGCTGACCCCGATTCGTTGAAGATGGATGAGCCAACGAACAAGCGCATGGCGGACCTGGTGACTGAAGTCATTACCGGCCTGGTGAGCTTTTCCACGTCGCCGACACCACTGCTGCGCGAAACCGTGGCAACGCGTATCGAGGCTGCACGTAAAGCCAGTGGCAGCGTATCTCCGGACCTGCAGCGATCCCTGGAGCGATTTCTGTTGCAAGTCGAGGTGGCAACGAAGGAGAGGCAGCGCGGCAATGATTTGATCCTCTCACTGAGCTCGATTCCAACTGATACGGTAGCCGTTGAAGTGCAAAATCAAATCCAAATGGTCGAAGGAGAACAATCCAACCATTATACATTGCTGTGGTATGTATCTGGATTAGTATGTGTACTTTTAACTCTTTCAATCGTTTCACTTCTATTTGTTTTGAGGCAAAATTATATTAAGATTGACGAAGAAAACAAGGTGCTTCAACAGGTCAATCACGATGTGGAGGAAAGACTTTTACAGTCTGCAAAGCTGACGGCTCTGGGCCAAATGGTGGCGGGGATAACCCATGAGATCAATACACCGCTCGCATACGTAAAGGCAGTGTTCGAAGTGATCAAGGAACGGCTGACGTCAGATCCTGACCTTGCGGTCGCCCAGGTTGGCGAAGACGATGACGCCACGCGTGAGAAGCGTGAGGAAATGCAGCTTCTCCTGGAAGACGGCTTGCACGGGATCGAGGAAATAACGACGCTCGTCAAAACGATGAAGAACTTTAGCAGGCTGGACAAGGGCCATATCGAGAGCTTCTCGGTTGAGGAAGGGATAGAAAGCGCGCTAGTGATCGCACGGCCGCAGTTGAAGTATGTCGCCGACATTCGAAGAGAGTTTGATTCCGTGCCGCCTATGATGGGATCCCCGTCACAGCTCAGGCAAGTATTATTGAATCTGATCGTCAACGCCGCCGATGCGATGGGCGAGAGTGGGAAAAGAGGCACATTGACACTGCGGACACGCATCACGTCGTCCGACACCATTGAAATCGATGTCTGCGACGACGGTCCCGGAATGACGGAGGAACAGATCAGCAAGATATTCGATCCGTTCTACACGACCAAGGCCGTTGGCAAGGGAACGGGCATGGGATTGTCCATATGCTACCGGATCATCGAAAATCACGGCGGGACAATCACTGTGAATTCAAAACTTGGCAAGGGGGCAGTGTTTACCATAACGCTACCGCGACAGGACGAGAAATATTCGGATTTCATACCGCAAATGGAAGCAGACAGCTCAGATGAGAACATTTTGAAGCGTGCGTAA
- a CDS encoding cytochrome-c peroxidase translates to MLPTHVLLNNAAGINITFDCKNDEARLVTNKDEAECPEKRFRFALRSACDFCKQGMLRLLSSPDKAILCLAAGIAFTAFVAVANELSPHEPITPVPLETKLDQHKVALGGKLFNDSRLSAGNGLACSSCHLTHLGMADGLALSRGVPGNPGVLNTPTLFNVGLNSKYTWSGRLLSLEQQAHSVVESKTAMATRWEEVLNRLKNDSSLVAEFATIYPGGIQQDSVVDALANFQRSLNTPNAPFDRYLRGEADAISPEAKAGYKMFKDFGCISCHQGVNIGGNMLQIFGIFGKPTSAAQGDSTPGAAPESGISDDRPVFRVPSLRNIAHTAPYFHDGSAQTLEEAIGVMASHQLGRTLTADDTGKLAEFLRTLTGEYQGTSLDDR, encoded by the coding sequence TTGCTTCCAACGCATGTCCTGCTTAACAATGCGGCGGGCATCAATATTACTTTCGATTGCAAAAACGATGAGGCGCGGCTCGTGACAAACAAAGACGAAGCAGAGTGCCCCGAAAAACGATTTCGTTTTGCCTTGCGCTCGGCCTGCGATTTTTGCAAACAGGGCATGCTTCGCTTGTTGTCCTCGCCCGACAAGGCCATCTTATGTCTCGCAGCAGGCATTGCCTTCACAGCGTTTGTCGCCGTGGCGAACGAGCTGTCGCCGCACGAGCCAATCACGCCGGTACCGCTCGAGACAAAGCTCGATCAGCACAAGGTCGCGCTAGGCGGAAAACTTTTCAATGACAGCAGGCTTTCGGCAGGAAACGGCCTCGCCTGTTCAAGCTGCCATCTGACACATCTTGGCATGGCTGACGGTTTGGCGCTGTCACGCGGCGTGCCGGGAAATCCAGGTGTACTGAACACGCCCACACTTTTTAATGTGGGCTTGAATTCTAAATATACATGGAGCGGCAGATTGTTATCCCTCGAACAGCAGGCCCATAGCGTTGTGGAAAGCAAAACCGCCATGGCCACACGATGGGAAGAGGTTCTCAACCGCCTGAAAAATGACTCAAGCCTTGTTGCGGAATTCGCCACGATCTACCCCGGAGGCATACAGCAGGACAGCGTTGTCGATGCTCTCGCGAACTTTCAGCGCTCACTGAATACGCCAAACGCCCCGTTTGATCGCTATCTACGAGGCGAAGCCGACGCGATCAGCCCGGAGGCGAAAGCTGGCTATAAGATGTTCAAGGATTTCGGCTGCATATCCTGCCACCAAGGCGTGAACATTGGCGGCAACATGCTGCAAATCTTCGGTATTTTCGGCAAGCCGACCTCGGCGGCACAGGGGGACTCTACTCCTGGTGCCGCTCCGGAATCCGGCATCTCTGACGACCGCCCCGTTTTCCGTGTTCCTTCGCTGAGAAACATCGCACATACCGCTCCTTACTTCCACGATGGTTCTGCTCAGACTTTGGAAGAGGCGATCGGCGTGATGGCCTCGCATCAGCTTGGCCGAACGTTGACGGCCGATGATACAGGCAAACTTGCAGAGTTCTTGAGAACGCTGACTGGAGAATATCAGGGCACGTCCCTTGACGACCGATGA
- a CDS encoding FHA domain-containing protein: MLSVRGLLLAGWLVLIASLFWDPVSITLTEPDKLGSPFRVDDHVVNIQDEELVATPYAMGTRVFWTMLVPIVPLFLMVFGHEAWRRVCPLSLASQIPGYLGIRRFRSKLERRTGLITRKIPLITPNGWIARNSWYIQFGMLFTGITARLLIINTDRTALAIALLTVIGLAMLTGVLWGGKTWCNYFCPANIVQKIYTEPGGIVESAPHFSRPLVPQSMCRKSTPKGDVSTCVACTANCGDIDLQRSYWNGILDPQRRNVYYMFLGLIFGFYGFYYLYSGNWDYYFSGIWTHEEGAAQRILGPGLFLNRQAVPIPKLVSAPLVLAVFCGTALLLGWGLEALYRRYCSRKENISEKLIVHHCLCIAAWASINAFYLFGGRPNILLLPDLSGRVIDMVIVALTTIWLRLALQQSPTRYQQESMASNLLGELKKMKVNVSKFLDGRKLESLKAEEVYLLTKVLPGFSQQQKLDAYRNILEEAVVNGRTASAGSLKLLQDFRAQMNISEEEHETLLEQLGCSNVSEAGIPYMTDEERQESMGHYRILLNSALMTRLEKGASLQEVFADASFQATVQVLRQSLQINDEDHERALQDLSSQVTVVSRSLDQTLESLLRQKSLRLCIESAIISDPLGATLLDLLHDAMDAHEQEMRVEALSILRNSSAESDQLKYAENLISLCGHELALVLRQSVPGKPGKRWREAFDPKIVAILTGEAKADPAGKPQSAGQRWTHRKAVLLSLDTASNLRHMLEFKDPVIKAIGLMVFGYIDQKVARDAAEKILDGLPNREHPLLVAAFEYMAGMAGVSDVTADNMSLHATIRVAGQRDQLFTSAKSRITIGRSLDNDISPIHPDIWAYHAAITLRHGEIRLVRLDEGRIYINGKQLVEESVVLKKKSIVTFGGATNEAPQIEIDCEDNFGTDNTLVVHPVLRLAMLTRNAHLAKLPLADLAGIALQSHVERHVKSSKLEAKAGLYCHFLIQRGQIRLFDPRRMDFVPEIAFGTGDLVNAELTDPESPLVPEVTSDFAIVLQVPPTPEIIAAASRQGLNTTSILARMSGKAQDQHDRLPRKH; the protein is encoded by the coding sequence ATGCTCAGCGTGCGCGGCTTGCTTCTTGCCGGCTGGCTTGTATTGATTGCGTCACTGTTCTGGGATCCTGTCTCGATCACCCTGACAGAACCCGACAAACTCGGCAGCCCGTTTCGCGTCGACGATCATGTCGTCAACATTCAGGACGAGGAGCTGGTCGCCACGCCTTATGCCATGGGAACGCGCGTCTTTTGGACAATGCTCGTACCGATCGTTCCGCTATTTCTCATGGTTTTTGGACATGAGGCTTGGCGCAGGGTATGCCCGCTTTCGCTCGCATCCCAGATCCCGGGCTATCTCGGCATACGGCGATTTCGCAGCAAGCTCGAGCGCCGCACCGGGCTCATAACGCGCAAAATACCGTTGATCACCCCCAACGGCTGGATTGCGCGCAATAGCTGGTACATCCAGTTCGGGATGCTGTTTACCGGCATCACGGCGCGTCTTCTTATCATCAACACAGACCGAACCGCGCTAGCCATCGCTCTTTTGACGGTCATCGGCCTGGCGATGCTGACGGGCGTACTCTGGGGCGGCAAAACGTGGTGCAACTATTTCTGCCCGGCAAACATCGTCCAGAAGATATACACGGAGCCGGGTGGCATCGTGGAAAGCGCGCCGCACTTCTCGCGCCCTTTGGTTCCGCAATCCATGTGTCGCAAATCAACCCCCAAAGGCGATGTCAGCACCTGTGTCGCATGTACCGCCAATTGCGGCGACATCGACCTTCAGAGATCTTACTGGAACGGAATTCTCGATCCTCAGCGCCGGAATGTGTACTACATGTTCTTAGGACTAATATTTGGCTTCTACGGGTTCTATTATCTCTATTCCGGAAACTGGGACTACTATTTCTCGGGCATCTGGACCCATGAGGAGGGCGCCGCGCAGAGAATTCTCGGACCAGGCCTTTTCCTGAACAGGCAGGCCGTTCCCATCCCCAAGCTCGTGTCCGCACCCCTTGTTCTGGCCGTCTTTTGCGGGACGGCGCTTCTGCTTGGATGGGGTCTGGAAGCTTTGTACCGGCGCTATTGCAGCAGGAAGGAAAACATCTCTGAAAAATTGATCGTCCATCACTGCCTTTGCATCGCAGCTTGGGCTTCTATCAACGCCTTCTATCTATTCGGCGGGCGCCCGAACATCCTTTTGCTTCCGGATCTTAGCGGGCGCGTCATCGATATGGTGATCGTTGCGCTCACGACGATCTGGTTGCGTCTGGCGCTGCAGCAGAGCCCGACCCGCTACCAGCAGGAAAGCATGGCTTCCAATCTTCTGGGCGAGTTGAAGAAGATGAAGGTGAACGTCAGCAAGTTTCTCGACGGTCGCAAGCTTGAAAGCCTGAAGGCCGAGGAAGTCTACCTCTTGACGAAAGTTCTTCCCGGATTTTCGCAGCAGCAGAAGCTGGACGCATACCGTAATATTCTTGAGGAAGCGGTCGTCAACGGCAGAACCGCAAGCGCTGGTTCGCTGAAGCTTCTGCAAGATTTTCGCGCCCAGATGAACATTTCCGAAGAAGAGCATGAAACGCTACTGGAACAGCTCGGATGCTCAAATGTTTCCGAGGCCGGCATCCCCTATATGACCGACGAGGAACGGCAGGAATCGATGGGTCACTATCGTATTCTTCTCAACAGTGCGCTGATGACGCGGCTTGAAAAGGGAGCTTCCCTACAGGAGGTCTTCGCCGACGCCAGCTTCCAGGCAACGGTGCAGGTGCTGCGTCAGAGCCTGCAGATAAACGACGAAGACCACGAGCGTGCGCTCCAGGACCTGTCATCGCAGGTCACAGTTGTTTCTAGAAGCTTGGACCAGACCCTCGAGTCCCTGCTCCGGCAGAAGTCCCTGCGGTTGTGCATTGAATCGGCTATAATCTCCGACCCTCTCGGAGCGACGCTCCTTGATCTGCTGCATGATGCGATGGATGCGCATGAGCAGGAAATGAGGGTCGAGGCACTATCGATCCTGCGCAATTCCAGCGCCGAGTCGGACCAACTCAAATATGCTGAAAACCTAATCTCGCTTTGTGGTCACGAGCTTGCCCTCGTTTTGCGGCAGTCCGTTCCCGGCAAGCCTGGTAAACGCTGGCGTGAGGCGTTCGACCCCAAGATCGTCGCAATCCTCACGGGTGAAGCGAAAGCCGATCCGGCGGGTAAGCCGCAATCCGCGGGGCAGCGTTGGACGCATCGAAAGGCCGTTCTTTTAAGCCTCGATACGGCCAGCAACCTTCGGCACATGCTGGAGTTCAAAGATCCGGTCATCAAGGCGATAGGCCTGATGGTCTTCGGCTACATCGATCAGAAAGTCGCTCGGGACGCAGCAGAGAAAATCCTTGATGGCCTACCCAACCGGGAGCATCCGCTGCTCGTCGCCGCGTTCGAATACATGGCCGGAATGGCCGGCGTATCGGATGTGACCGCGGACAATATGTCACTGCACGCAACCATCCGTGTCGCCGGGCAAAGGGACCAGCTTTTCACGTCGGCGAAAAGTCGCATCACGATCGGCCGGTCGCTCGACAACGACATTTCGCCCATTCATCCAGACATATGGGCTTATCATGCCGCAATCACCTTGCGGCATGGCGAGATTCGCTTGGTTCGCCTCGACGAGGGAAGGATCTACATAAACGGCAAGCAGCTTGTCGAAGAGTCCGTTGTTTTGAAAAAGAAGAGCATTGTGACATTTGGTGGTGCCACCAACGAAGCCCCTCAGATCGAGATTGATTGCGAAGACAATTTCGGTACGGACAATACGCTCGTCGTTCATCCGGTTCTGCGTCTTGCGATGCTGACGCGCAATGCGCATCTCGCCAAATTGCCGCTTGCGGATCTTGCCGGCATCGCTCTGCAATCTCATGTCGAGCGTCACGTCAAAAGCAGCAAACTAGAGGCCAAAGCCGGTCTGTATTGTCATTTCCTCATACAACGCGGGCAGATCAGGCTTTTTGACCCCAGGCGCATGGATTTTGTTCCGGAAATCGCATTCGGCACGGGAGACCTCGTGAATGCGGAGCTTACCGATCCGGAATCTCCGCTTGTGCCAGAAGTGACAAGCGACTTCGCGATAGTCCTACAGGTGCCACCGACGCCGGAGATCATTGCAGCGGCTTCCAGGCAAGGTTTGAACACGACCAGCATACTTGCCCGCATGAGCGGGAAAGCGCAGGACCAACATGACCGATTGCCGCGCAAGCATTGA
- a CDS encoding hybrid-cluster NAD(P)-dependent oxidoreductase — protein MEKNITALEVRKFQVLIRDTSWIDNKDLRNALIELLDKYSSFWGDYEDEVFKVDGRTINEAIDRAEMVLGPERGSNLRLALGKFMERLENSAFGFKVAQGDQKLRAQARKELTLILGKAYRPEIAQMLDQRPGAPIAPATARTPAPPASVASPALSASVWPASALSPGQTGVWSVGKTNVRCVSVTWETADTKTYSFVSDPPTLFHYKPGQFVGIEISLPNGVLRRSYTISSSPSRPYTLSITVKKVPMGWMSNWLFDNMVEGFECAISGPAGKFTCFDYPSRKLLFMAAGSGITPTMSMLRWLADTASDADIVFINNVRTPDDIIFHQELLHMSTRLADKLKLVIVPAAASPARPWHGPIGKLDEMLVKTYAPDFREREAFVCGPPGYIAVAKSLLADMGLPLEKYHDESFGGLPAAPPVPAARKALPAASAIASPAPKAGPVPGKPAETAPVDLARQAAGSGLLPSRSSAVANAASAMNAAAKAPANSQALTIPRATPHTLIAPATAPNATASAMNAAAKAPASSQALTMPRATPHMLIAPATAPKAEISIEGTSDKFGIAPGQTILEAADAAGVSLTHSCRAGVCGACKIRKVSGEVQMDNQTVLSQRDVDDGYILTCIGKATGKVVLAP, from the coding sequence GTGGAAAAGAACATCACAGCGCTCGAAGTGCGCAAGTTCCAGGTTTTGATCAGAGATACCAGCTGGATCGACAATAAGGATCTTCGCAACGCGCTCATAGAACTTCTGGACAAGTATTCATCCTTCTGGGGGGACTATGAAGACGAAGTGTTCAAGGTCGATGGCCGGACCATCAACGAAGCCATCGACCGGGCGGAGATGGTCTTGGGCCCGGAGCGCGGCAGCAATCTCCGCCTGGCGCTGGGCAAGTTCATGGAGCGGCTCGAAAATAGTGCCTTTGGCTTCAAGGTCGCCCAAGGCGACCAGAAATTGCGGGCGCAGGCACGCAAGGAACTAACGTTGATCCTCGGTAAGGCTTACCGGCCAGAGATCGCCCAGATGCTTGACCAGCGTCCCGGAGCTCCGATCGCGCCGGCGACGGCTCGCACTCCGGCGCCTCCGGCGTCGGTCGCTTCTCCCGCGCTGTCAGCCAGCGTATGGCCGGCATCGGCGTTGTCCCCGGGGCAGACAGGCGTCTGGTCGGTGGGGAAGACAAATGTCCGTTGCGTTTCCGTCACCTGGGAAACGGCCGATACCAAAACCTACAGCTTCGTTTCCGATCCTCCAACGTTGTTTCATTACAAGCCGGGGCAGTTCGTCGGCATCGAGATCTCCCTGCCGAACGGAGTCCTGCGGCGAAGCTACACGATCTCGTCGTCGCCTTCACGACCCTACACCCTGTCGATCACCGTCAAGAAAGTTCCGATGGGCTGGATGTCTAACTGGCTGTTCGACAACATGGTCGAGGGGTTTGAATGCGCCATCAGCGGTCCGGCGGGCAAGTTTACCTGTTTCGATTATCCCTCGCGTAAGCTGCTTTTCATGGCGGCAGGCAGCGGGATCACTCCAACCATGTCCATGCTGCGCTGGCTGGCAGACACGGCGTCCGACGCCGATATCGTTTTCATCAACAATGTGCGAACGCCCGATGACATCATTTTTCACCAGGAGCTTCTGCATATGAGCACTCGCCTGGCTGACAAATTGAAATTGGTGATAGTCCCGGCGGCGGCATCGCCGGCACGGCCGTGGCACGGGCCGATCGGCAAGCTCGACGAGATGCTTGTAAAGACATACGCACCCGACTTCAGGGAGCGGGAAGCCTTCGTCTGCGGGCCACCCGGCTACATTGCGGTTGCCAAGTCCCTGTTGGCCGACATGGGATTACCTTTGGAGAAATATCACGATGAAAGCTTTGGCGGATTACCGGCCGCTCCGCCAGTGCCGGCTGCACGCAAGGCCCTGCCAGCCGCTTCTGCGATCGCGTCGCCGGCGCCGAAAGCTGGTCCTGTTCCGGGTAAGCCCGCCGAGACCGCCCCCGTCGATCTGGCGCGACAGGCGGCGGGCAGCGGGCTCTTGCCATCCCGGTCAAGCGCTGTTGCCAATGCGGCGTCCGCAATGAATGCCGCAGCGAAGGCGCCTGCGAATTCACAGGCCTTGACGATACCTCGCGCCACTCCTCACACGCTGATTGCGCCGGCAACAGCGCCCAATGCTACGGCGTCCGCAATGAATGCCGCAGCGAAGGCGCCTGCGAGTTCACAGGCCTTGACGATGCCTCGCGCCACTCCTCACATGCTGATTGCGCCGGCAACAGCGCCCAAGGCCGAGATCTCCATCGAGGGTACGTCCGATAAGTTCGGCATCGCGCCGGGACAAACGATCCTGGAGGCGGCGGATGCCGCAGGCGTTAGCCTGACCCATTCCTGCCGTGCCGGCGTTTGCGGCGCGTGTAAGATACGAAAGGTCTCGGGCGAGGTGCAGATGGACAACCAGACGGTTCTTTCTCAAAGAGACGTCGATGACGGCTACATCTTGACCTGTATTGGAAAAGCCACCGGCAAGGTTGTGCTCGCGCCATAA
- a CDS encoding winged helix-turn-helix transcriptional regulator — MLEEPHCRTEREAASPIELALGLLAGKWKGVILFHLLDGTARFSELRRRVPAITQRTLTNQLRDLERDGLVVRKLYAQVPARVEYSMSPFGQTLEPILRALQGWGQHYEKRLFGSREPCDLKATAPLGDAPLPSSPLDLFR; from the coding sequence ATGTTGGAAGAACCACATTGCCGCACTGAAAGGGAAGCTGCCTCGCCGATCGAACTGGCCCTCGGACTGCTTGCGGGGAAGTGGAAGGGCGTCATCCTTTTCCATCTGCTGGACGGAACCGCCAGGTTCAGCGAGTTGCGACGCCGCGTACCGGCAATCACCCAGAGAACGTTGACCAACCAGTTACGCGATCTGGAGCGCGACGGTCTGGTGGTGCGCAAGTTGTATGCGCAGGTGCCGGCGCGTGTCGAGTACTCGATGTCGCCCTTCGGGCAGACGCTCGAGCCCATCCTGCGCGCGCTGCAGGGCTGGGGACAGCATTACGAAAAACGCCTTTTCGGAAGCAGGGAACCATGTGATCTGAAGGCAACGGCCCCGCTCGGCGATGCGCCGCTGCCATCGAGCCCGCTGGATCTTTTTCGATAG